A single Lolium perenne isolate Kyuss_39 chromosome 6, Kyuss_2.0, whole genome shotgun sequence DNA region contains:
- the LOC139829851 gene encoding putative F-box/LRR-repeat protein At3g49150 — protein sequence MYPPSMEKVAAASAPASDADLISHLPDAILGTIISLLPTKDGGRTQVLSRRWRPLWRSAPLNLDILTWIPHVPISVLASAISQILSQHPGPTRRFSFPCRHLGFSAEVESWFHSWFHSRALANLQELNIIYTDGVLPPFVLCSASTLLVAKISYCHFPHEIVSPMNFPLLKNLSLFNVSISEEVFYLLISSCHALEGLFIKGVKSTGCLRVSSPTLRSIGASSSPHKMEELVIEDAPCLERILLPYHLDRLTIRVVRAPKLEILGPYSLIQIFQVADATNIPHSYIQIFSF from the coding sequence ATGTACCCGCCATCCATGGAGAAGGTCGCTGCAGCGTCGGCACCAGCGTCCGATGCCGATCTCATCAGCCACCTCCCCGACGCCATCCTCGGCACCATCATCTCCCTCCTCCCAACAAAGGACGGTGGCCGCACGCAGGTACTCTCTCGCCGATGGCGCCCCCTCTGGCGGTCCGCGCCTCTCAACCTTGACATCCTCACCTGGATCCCACATGTCCCCATCTCCGTCCTCGCCTCCGCCATCTCCCAAATACTATCCCAGCACCCTGGTCCCACCCGGCGATTCTCCTTCCCCTGCCGCCACCTCGGGTTCTCTGCTGAGGTGGAGAGCTGGTTCCACTCCTGGTTCCACTCCAGAGCACTAGCCAATCTCCAGGAGCTCAATATCATCTACACTGATGGAGTACTGCCACCATTCGTGCTGTGCTCTGCATCCACCCTCCTCGTTGCCAAAATCAGCTATTGTCATTTCCCCCATGAGATCGTGTCACCTATGAATTTCCCCCTCCTCAAGAATCTCTCATTGTTTAACGTTTCCATCTCGGAGGAAGTCTTCTATTTACTGATCTCTAGCTGCCATGCCTTGGAGGGTTTATTCATAAAAGGAGTTAAGTCTACGGGTTGCCTCCGTGTTAGCTCGCCGACTCTTAGGAGCATCGGTGCCTCCAGCAGCCCACATAAGATGGAAGAATTGGTCATTGAGGATGCTCCTTGCCTTGAAAGGATACTATTGCCTTACCACTTGGATCGTTTGACTATCCGGGTAGTTAGAGCACCTAAGCTCGAGATATTGGGCCCTTACTCACTGATACAGATCTTCCAGGTAGCAGATGCAACCAACATTCCGCATTCCTACATACAGATATTTAGCTTTTGA
- the LOC127308640 gene encoding cyclin-dependent kinase A-2 yields MDQYEKVEKIGEGTYGVVYKAKDRYTNETIALKKIRLEQEDEGVPSTAIREISLLKEMQHRNIVRLQDVVHNEKCIYLVFEYLDLDLKKHMDSSADFKNHHIVKSFLYQILRGIAYCHSHRVLHRDLKPQNLLIDRRTNSLKLADFGLARAFGIPVRTFTHEVVTLWYRAPEILLGARQYSTPVDVWSVGCIFAEMVNQKPLFPGDSEIDELFKIFRIMGTPNEETWPGVASLPDYKSAFPKWPSVDLATVVPTLEPLGIDLLSKMLCLDPSRRINARTALEHEYFKDLDVSS; encoded by the exons ATGGACCAG TACGAGAAGGTGGAGAAGATCGGGGAGGGCACGTACGGGGTGGTGTACAAGGCCAAGGACCGCTACACCAACGAGACCATCGCGCTCAAGAAGATCCGCCTCGAGCAGGAGGACGAGGGCGTCCCCTCCACCGCCATCCGCGAGATCTCGCTCCTCAAGGAGATGCAGCACAGGAACATCGTCAG GCTGCAGGACGTGGTGCACAACGAGAAGTGCATATACCTCGTCTTCGAGTACCTCGACCTCGACCTCAAGAAGCACATGGACTCCTCCGCGGACTTCAAGAACCACCACATAGTCAAG TCCTTCCTGTACCAGATCCTGCGGGGCATCGCGTACTGCCACTCGCACCGCGTGCTCCACCGGGATCTCAAGCCCCAGAACCTGCTCATAGACCGGCGGACCAACTCGCTCAAGCTCGCCGACTTCGGATTGGCCAGGGCGTTTGGCATTCCTGTCCGGACGTTTACTCACGAG GTGGTGACACTATGGTACAGAGCACCTGAAATTCTTTTGGGTGCACGGCAATATTCTACCCCTGTTGACGTGTGGTCAGTTGGTTGCATTTTTGCTGAAATGGTGAACCAGAAACCTCTTTTTCCTGGCGATTCTGAGATTGATGAACTGTTCAAGATTTTTAG AATCATGGGCACTCCTAATGAAGAGACCTGGCCAGGTGTTGCTTCATTACCTGACTACAAGTCAGCTTTCCCCAAGTGGCCGTCCGTG GATCTTGCAACTGTGGTCCCAACACTCGAACCTTTGGGAATTGATCTTCTCTCG AAAATGCTCTGTTTAGATCCAAGCAGAAGAATCAACGCACGAACTGCCCTCGAGCATGAGTACTTCAAGGATCTCGATGTATCCTCATAG
- the LOC127308641 gene encoding F-box/LRR-repeat protein At3g03360 has product MEKEAAAPDKGESSGAKGTRARSGDHDVTDDLVSRLPDAILGTIISLLPTKDGGRTQALSRRWRPLWRSAPLNLDVGTTAASVPPSAVSQIISRHLGPSRRFSFPGLRAGEFDAELDSWFHSRALANLEELDIGYASRTIRPLPPFLLRSASTLLVLKINKCDFCDQIAPGGITFPLLKQLSLVRVSISGDVLHGLLSGCPALESLFISEVRSARSGPATWLGAPRISKPLPLSVLRSASTILIAKIWNCDFSDETRPCTMVFPLLVQLSLINVSMSGDVLHGLLSGCHALETLFMSKVRTASCPHVRAPTLRITSPTLRSICLSRRSFGITELVIEDAPCLGRLLIPYSDQDDCVTIRVVKAPKLEILGPIPFRAPKHEVLCDSPDFSKFRIFQGMNLVSSANSMCTVKVLALRSSSCELHAVLNVLRWFPCLEKLFVIFYQHKLKEKKIESQYDQLLPIECLQTHLKKVVFKSYVGTERQQLDFAKFFVLNAKVLNKMEFEGYDDYIISTAACPHKILQVENRASRDAAFEFEFKSSSVC; this is encoded by the exons ATGGAGAAGGAGGCTGCAGCGCCGGACAAGGGAGAATCCAGCGGAGCCAAGGGGACGCGGGCACGGAGTGGCGACCACGACGTCACCGACGATCTCGTCAGCAGGCTCCCCGACGCCATCCTCGGCACCATCATCTCCCTCCTCCCCACCAAGGACGGCGGCCGCACACAGGCCCTCTCCCGCCGCTGGCGCCCCCTCTGGCGCTCCGCGCCCCTCAACCTCGACGTCGGCACCACCGCCGCCTCCGTCCCCCCTTCCGCCGTCTCCCAGATAATCTCCCGGCACCTCGGCCCCTCCCGCAGGTTCTCCTTCCCGGGCCTCCGCGCCGGCGAGTTCGACGCCGAGCTGGACAGCTGGTTCCACTCCCGAGCCCTCGCGAACCTCGAGGAGCTCGACATCGGCTACGCGTCCCGGACAATCAGGCCGCTGCCGCCGTTCCTGCTCCGCTCGGCGTCCACCCTCCTCGTCCTCAAGATCAACAAGTGCGATTTCTGCGACCAGATCGCGCCGGGGGGCATCACCTTCCCCCTCCTGAAGCAGCTCTCCTTGGTCCGCGTCTCGATATCGGGGGACGTCTTACATGGCCTGCTCTCCGGCTGCCCTGCCCTGGAGAGCTTGTTCATCTCGGAAGTTCGCTCCGCCCGTTCCGGCCCTGCTACCTGGCTGGGCGCTCCTCGGATCAGCAAACCGCTGCCGCTGTCCGTGCTCCGCTCCGCATCCACCATCCTCATTGCCAAGATCTGGAATTGCGATTTCTCCGATGAGACCCGGCCATGCACCATGGTTTTCCCCCTCCTCGTGCAGCTCTCCTTGATCAACGtctccatgtccggggacgtcTTACATGGCTTGCTGTCCGGCTGCCATGCCTTGGAGACCTTATTCATGTCGAAAGTCCGTACTGCTAGTTGCCCCCATGTTAGAGCTCCGACTCTTAGGATTACTTCGCCGACTCTTAGGAGCATCTGCCTCAGCCGTAGGTCTTTTGGAATAACAGAACTGGTCATCGAGGATGCTCCTTGCCTCGGACGATTACTTATACCTTACTCTGACCAAGATGATTGTGTGACTATCCGGGTAGTTAAGGCGCCGAAACTGGAGATATTGGGCCCAATTCCGTTTAGGGCGCCTAAACACGAGGTATTGTGTGACTCAccggacttctccaaattcagaatCTTCCAG GGAATGAACCTAGTCAGCTCCGCAAACTCCATGTGCACCGTGAAGGTTTTGGCTCTCAGGTCTTCTAGCTGTGAATTGCATGCAGTTCTCAACGTCCTCAGGTGGTTCCCTTGCTTGGAAAAGCTCTTTGTCATT TTTTACCAACataagttgaaggagaagaaaattGAGTCTCAGTATGACCAACTACTTCCAATTGAGTGCCTTCAGACTCATCTAAAAAAAGTGGTGTTTAAGTCATATGTAGGCACTGAGAGACAACAGCTTGACTTTGCCAAGTTCTTTGTTTTGAATGCAAAAGTGCTAAACAAAATGGAATTTGAAGGATATGATGACTACATCATTAGTACAGCGGCTTGTCCACATAAAATTCTACAAGTGGAAAACAGAGCTTCTCGAGATGCTGCGTTTGAGTTTGAGTTCAAGAGTAGTTCTGTTTGTTGA